Proteins encoded by one window of Aspergillus chevalieri M1 DNA, chromosome 6, nearly complete sequence:
- a CDS encoding uncharacterized protein (COG:S;~EggNog:ENOG410PRS1;~InterPro:IPR006786,IPR039853;~PFAM:PF04696) gives MAEGLASAVSIPDQNTISSPPAEPTLKRKSSITDPDAKRRRLSSHSHGPSNDADANSHEKENLESGADEQERRSSAGVVTTKTETVSEKPAPEKDEGREQKQRGRGRRDEERKRGQRLFGALLGTLSQSSNSTAQRRRADIERRQQDKLKLQDEEYDELKKKRREERLVIRKKEQKLYEEEAMRTRHSNLLAMARFLKTRTEPVLYYKPWELRREDEGIIQDQIEDAEKTVAREVAEFEARYPPPQQTEEENPPETKPKPQAGQEVEEDKPADHPAPVAEVESERKNETREPQETTHEASDRVDAETNRDQSSEEDPHTRTNHEPQPDPSEADHPDDGGEVVEEDNEDTVIY, from the exons ATGGCTGAAGG ACTCGCATCAGCCGTCTCAATCCCCGACCAAAACACCATCTCCTCCCCTCCGGCAGAACCCACCCTGAAGCGCAAGTCGTCGATCACCGATCCCGACGCGAAACGTCGCCGCTTAAGCTCCCACTCCCACGGCCCCTCCAACGATGCGGATGCGAATAGCCACGAGAAAGAGAACCTCGAATCCGGTGCAGATGAGCAGGAGCGCAGATCATCTGCAGGGGTAGTGACAACCAAAACCGAGACAGTATCAGAGAAGCCTGCCCCGGAGAAAGACGAAGGGAGGGAGCAAAAACAACGGGGCAGAGGACGACGGGATGAAGAGCGGAAACGCGGTCAGCGGTTATTCGGAGCGCTGCTGGGGACGCTTTCTCAGAGCTCGAATTCGACTGCTCAGCGGCGACGCGCGGATATTGAGCGGAGACAGCAGGATAAGCTCAAGCTGCAGGATGAggagtatgatgagttgaagaagaagcggcGGGAAGAGAGACTTGTGATTCGGAAGAAGGAGCAGAAGCTTTATGAGGAGGAAGCG ATGCGCACCCGGCATTCGAATTTGTTAGCAATGGCTCGTTTTTTAAAGACCAGGACAGAGCCGGTATTG TACTACAAGCCGTGGGAGCTACGACGCGAAGACGAAGGTATCATCCAGGATCAAATCGAGGACGCAGAGAAAACGGTCGCCCGAGAAGTCGCCGAGTTCGAAGCCCGTTATCCACCGCCACAGCAGACCGAAGAGGAGAACCCGCCAGAAACAAAACCGAAACCCCAGGCAGGGCAAGAAGTGGAGGAGGACAAACCAGCGGACCACCCGGCCCCAGTGGCCGAAGTCGAATCAGAACGCAAGAATGAGACCAGGGAGCCCCAGGAGACAACGCATGAGGCATCAGACAGGGTGGATGCTGAAACTAACCGCGATCAAAGCTCTGAAGAGGATCCTCACACTAGGACTAACCATGAGCCACAACCTGATCCTAGCGAAGCCGACCATCCGGACGACGGCGGTGAGGTCGTCGAGGAGGACAATGAGGACACGGTGATTTATTAA